Below is a genomic region from Lutra lutra chromosome 5, mLutLut1.2, whole genome shotgun sequence.
AGCATCAGTGCCTAAAtgcttctcatcagaaacaacaGTATGACATtttatgtgagagaaagaaagaaaacttcaacccagaattctataaCCAACAAAAGTAGCCTTTAAGAATGAAGAAGGAGGGAAGTTCTTCAGGGTGAAAGGAAATAATGCCAGATGGGAGCTCTCATCTTGGCAAGGAAGTGAAGAGCTTTAGAAATGGaggctataaatataaatatagacataCTTTTCCctctcagtttctttaaaatgtctaCTATTGTTTAGAGCAAAAATATGCTGAATGATGGGGTTTATAATGTAGTGGGATACAGTGCATATGACAGCCGTGGATCTAGAGTACATTTGTGTCTGGACCGGAAAAGCTCTGTCTTTATCTCTGCATATGCCTGAGTGGATTATTTTTGACCCTGGGCACAATAAAGGCAGTGGATGTGTTGTTTAAGATCCCAGTGCCCCTGGCTAACCCCAGGGTCATCTTCTTCACTGACCGTTGACAGCTGGCCTACATGGTTTGACAAGCCTTCCTTGATACACAAAAGGCCCCTGCTCAGAGTTTCCCCTCCGAGCTCTCCCAAATCAAAATTCCTTCTATAAAATCCAAGGACACGGCCTCATCCGTGTGTGCAAATAAAGGGAGATTGCACATGGAACACCTCTCAGTCCTCCGGGGCCTCAGTGCACTCTGTATTGTTGCACTGTAGCCATTGCGTCCCTGAGTGTGCCTGGTGAGGTCTGGTGAGTCCTGTCAACTGCCCGAAGTGAGAGCATCTTTCTAACAAGGACAGCATGAGGAAGGGGTAGTGGAAATTCCCATATACTCGCACGGTTCTTGCATTCTATGTGAAATCAAATGTTACCCCAAACTAGACCATACACTAAGAAGGTATATTATAATTCTCAGAGCAACCACTACGAATGCAAAGGGGTAGAGCTGAAAACTCAATGCACAAACGACAATGaatcaaaaacatttcaaaacaaattCACACAGCCTGTTAAACAATGTAAGAGTACAGAGTAATAAacaaaagatttcttttctgCCCCTCCACAAACATGAAAGAATAATGAGGGTGGCCAGCTGGTCGTAGTCCTCCAAATGTatctggatggatggatggatggatagataattTTTCAACAACTATGGATTGTTTTGCAGCTCGACTTTTCATATGAATCAACAGTGTATCAAGGTCAAATTCCAAGATCTACCTCATTCTATTTaattgttgtatatatatacatatatatatatataaaccatttTATGGAATCAGGGTCCTAtcattttcttatccatttctTCATTAATAGATTTATAGGTGGTCTTTAATTTTTCaccactgtattagtttcctattgctccTGTAACAACTTGCCACAAAtacagtggcttaaaaccacGTAAATGTCTTCTCCTGCAGTTCTGGAGGTCCAGAGgctgaaatcagtttcactggcTTAAGGTCAAGTTCTTAGCATGGCTGGTTCTTTCTGGAAGTTCTCGGGGCAAATCTGTTTCCAGGCCTTGTTTGCATTTTTGGGTGGCAGCCTGCGTTCCTTGGCTTGGGGCCCTTTCATCCGTTTTCAAAGTGTATGACTTCAGTCTCTTTCTGTCCTCATGTCACTACCTTGTCCTCTTCTGACTGTGACTCCTCTGGGGTCCTAACAGGGATCACTGTGATTACACTGGATCCACCTGGAGAATCAGGCTCTTCCCATCTCAAAATCCCTAAGGGGAGTCTGGgttggcccagtcagttaagtgtctgactcttgagctcagcccagatcatgatcctggggttatgagttcaagcctcagACTGGGCTCCACGCTAGGCATggaaccaacttaaaaaaaaaaaaaaaaaaaaaaaaaaaagattttcagagtccttttatttttttattaaaaaaaaattttttttaaataaaaaacagaaagcacaagtagagggtggggtggtggatgggcagagggagagggagaatcttttttttttttttttaaagattttatttatttatttgacagagggagagagatcacaagtaggcagagcagcaggcagagagagagagagagagggaagcaggctccctgctgagcagagagcccaatgtggggctcgatcccaggaccccgagaccatgaccccagctgaaggcagaggctcaacgcactgagccacccaggtgccccgagagggAGAAGCTtaaggagactccctgctcagcatagagcctgacatggggcttgatgtcagtgatcctgagatcatgacctgagctgagatcaagagtcagacacttaaccaactgagccacccaggtgcccccagagtccttttagtcatatatatatatatatatatatatatatagtgatatagtGTTCACAGGTTCGTTACTCAGCCTACCACAACTGTTGGCATGTAAGTAGAGTTCCAGTGAACATCCTTGAACAAATATCCAGTTGTGTGAGAATTTCTTATAGTCGAATCCTAAAAGTAGAATCCCAAGGTCAAAATGTATCATTTTCCGTGTGTTCCAGCCCTTTCATACAAGAGTTGACCTCTGGCCAAGCTCTGCTTTGGGGTATAATGGGGTTCTTTTGCAAGAACTTCCTTCTCTCACAGTTCCCTTTGGCACCTGTGTAGGCTTGCAGGTCCTTTGCGTCTTTTTGTCTCCATAGACTGTGGAAACCCGTGTGACAGTGTAGCTTAGAGGTCTGTCTGCCTGAATTCAGTTTCAATCTCCACCAGTTTCTAACAGGATTACCTTGGGAGGTGATACCAcctttggagatgtttcttcatctgcaaaatgatttAATTATAACATCTTCTTAATAGGATTTCTCTGAAACTCAGCGAAGATACTGTGTACAAAGCTCCCGTCATTAGTCCCTAACATGCAAGTACCCAGTAAACAAGAACTAATGATATTCTTACAATTTGCTTTACGGCTCAgaaattccttttcatttctgttctgctAATGGCATTTCCACAGTTTTATGGCCTTGCTCTAAGTGTATTCTGATCCgccccccctaccccccgccccgCTTTCATTTAATTTGGATTTTGAGTGAGAGGGAGGTGAATGTACGTGCTCAGTTACTCTGACAGGTCCCAGGCTGAGATTGAAATTCCCCATTGGCAGGGACTGCCTTTTCCCCCGCTACCCTCCCAGAAGGTGGCCCACCGTGGGTTCCCAGTAGACATTTGTGACCTAGTTGCTGAGTGGTccccaaaataacataaaaagttAAGGTGAAATACTTTGAATCCTGGGACATTTTCAGGATTGGTTGCTACACATCCCCACACCAGCCCTGTACCTACTGAGCAGTGGAGAAGCTGGTCCCACTGAGAAGGAATGGATTTCCCGTTGCAGGAGTCTGTGACATTCAGGGACGTGGCCGTGCTCTTCAGCCAGGACGAGTGGCTGCGCCTGGATGCCACACAGAGAACCCTGTACCGGGAGGTGATGCTGGAGAACTACGGCACCCTCGTCTCGCTGGGTAAGAAGGCTTGTCTATAAGGAAGAATCTGCTGGGGGGAGCCGCCTATTTGGGGTTCAGAGTCTGCAGCTTCTCCTCTGCCATGCCCCTGGGGAAGGACGAATCTCTGTGAAGTGGAAAGTGTGTGTTTGATGTCAGGCCGCCCTTCACGCTgtgctcttctccttcctctcccttcctcctaccCTGCCTCCTGACCACTGTCCTCATCCAATTCCTGGGTCCCCATTTAGCATCTGAGAAACTTACAGGACTCCCATGTTAGAGACATTCATAGCTGGGGGCCCCCTATTGTTTCTGAACCgagccctgcctcctgctccatCCCCTGAGAGCCGGGGACCCTCAGAAGCGCTGGTGCTGCCTGCTGTGCCTCCCCAGGCTCCCTTATCTGCACTGTGAGCTCTGGGGTTGCCCTTCAAGCGCCCCCGTTCCAACCCCGTTCCTTTCCTCACAAGCAGGGATTCCGTGCTCAACACCGAAGGTGATCTGCCAGTTGCAACAAGGAGAAGACCCCTGCCTCGTGGACAGGGAACTTCCTCAAGATGCCTCTCTAGGTGAGTAAGTGTCCAGGAAATGGGCTCAGGGCGTTTTGTACATGAGCCCACCATGAGGAAGCAGTGCTGGGAGAACTTGCCTGGAAACTATGAGCCAGGGCCTCCTGACTGGAGGCTCCGTGGTTGTGATGGTATTCTTGGCTCAAGAAAGCCCTTGTGTagacctctttcttctcctccttaaCACTCCACACATTCTcaacctcttttcctttcctgtggcttccctcactcccttctgCCATCTTGGCCTGTTGGCTTTCATGGCTTTCTTCCGATCTGCCTTTACATGCATTCATGCCTGGCAGATTTTAAGTACTTTACACCTTCTGTCTCGattctttgtaatttctttcaCCAACCACATATTTCAGAGTTGTCGATGCTCCTGTGTCTCTGATTTCTTAGCTCAACATTTCCCTTTTATCTCCAGGGAGATTGGGCTCTCGTGTCCCACTGTTAGAGGCAACCAGCTCTTCTTGATCACTGTAGCCTTTCCAGCCCAGGGGTTGGCACACATTTCCTACAACGGCCCAGATGGTAAATAGTTTGGCTTGGGGACCTGGGGGCCTCTACTGCAACCCTTTAACTCCCCATCCATAATGCAGACGCAGTTAGAGATAGTGGTACGTGGATTGGTGTGGCGGCCTTCCAGCAACAGCAGCTGGAGTTGGTCCCAAGATCTGTAGTGTACACATCCTCTTCTAGCCCTGGCTAGTCTCGCTGGTCTTTATCCTAAAACTGTAGGTGGTTGGAGCTGGAGGATCACTTGAAGATGGTTAAGTTTAGATATCCCTCTTTATATTAGAAGAATCGGCACATCAGAGGTTATAAAACGTTTTGCTCACAGAGTCAAAGAGCTAAAAAGCAGTGACAGAAACCTAGATCACCTTTGTCATTTCTGTTGACCGTGTAACATGGATTTGcaatattttccttctgtctttgtgATTTGGCCTTTAATCTATGATTCTTGCctttatgggcttttttttttttttatggtctcacaaatacttttcatctttattaaaagacatttatcTCCAAAAAGTTAGTGAGTAGTACAGGATAGCACTTAAGATCTTGGTTTGAATTTAGACATTCCTAAGCTCCCGTTACCGATGCCACGGCTCCCAAGTGCTCTGTGCTACAGGAGagttaccctctctgagccttgttcTCTTCTCCCAACCTCTGCTCCATCCACAGAGCAATCTTTTTGAAACTCAGGTGTATTAATCCTGTCCCTTAGAAGAACTCGTTGCTTCTCAGTTATGCAACCTTAAACCTACTTCATAGCCTGTTTCCATGTTGCTTTACAGGAATCCGTGATCCCTTCCATGCCAGTTCATGTTCCCCCCCAAACCTGCACACTCATTATGTTTGTGTGTCATTCCTTCTTGGATTACCACCTCCATCTTGTCCCCTGGGAACCCTCTTATCCTACAAGACCCACCTGTCCACCTGACCTGTaggttttccttatttctcctgCTTCCCAGTCACCATTCATTCCTCAGTCACTCGCATTCATATGCCACTTTCTCCATGTCTCAAATGCATCTGTGACAGCATCTTTCCTAGCGAATTACAGTTCcttccttattatttattttcataattggattgtatatatttaaggaagAGACCGGGTCTTTCTTTGAATTCTGTGCCTCTGGCATCAAATATCCTGCATTTGAATTTAATTGAGCTGCCTTGATGATGAAGTCAGTGCTGATTAggctcaaaattaaaaactcggTGCagccttggggcccctgggtggctcagttggttaagcatctgcctccggctcagatcatgatcccagggtcctaagatcgagtcccacgttgggctccccctgctgcttctccctgtccctttgcctACCTATCTCTCTCagattaataaagaaaatctttaaaaaaaaaaaaaaaagacgactaTGGCAGCTGTATCATTGCTCAGCTTCCACTCTGTCCTCACTCTGGTCCAAGCTGCCCACTTTACCAGATATGATCACTTCGTCTTATTATTATCTGCCAAAGAGCGTATACAACACCTGTATTATTCTTCTGAGTTCCTCGGCCCATTGTTCAGGAACTCCGTGCTGGGCCTCATcctgttaaataaaaatgttaacgaATTCCGGCCTGGATTTCCTTCTTTACTCAGTAAGTGTCCCCTAAATAGGTTTACTTCCCCCGAGATGACTTTGCTCAGGTCTCATTTCTGACGCACAGGGTCCTCTTTTCTTGTTCTGCTGAAACCCATCCCCTCTTTATTATCCTCCTTCCTTCATAAAATCACTCCCCACTAATACTGTCGATGCTGGTATCTTGGTTCTCTGACCTTTAGACCTGAATTGTACATTTGAGGCTTCTCATGCCAAGGGGAAACGAGCCATTCCTGTCCAGTCATGTCTTTGTTTCATGTTATCCTTGCTGATTATTCAGTCTTTGTTCAATAAATGACTGATTAGGTTTCAGGAACCCAGCATGAGAGAAGACCTCATTTTTGAGGcctttcttgatttttccaaCTCACTCTGCCCGTtcatcatctttttatttttttattttttattttttaaagattttatttatttatttgacagagagcgatcacaattaggtggaaaggcaggcagagagagaggaggaagcaggctccctgctgatgagagagcccgatgctcgattccaggaccctgggatcatgacctgagctgaaggcagaggctttaacccactgagccacccaggcgccccatgcattatctttttaatgtaagaCATTCTAATTGTGTACTTGCAGTGTGCACAGTAAGGGATGAGGAAATAACCGTAAGACGTATCCACTGTTCCCCCTGAATAAATACTTGAATTATTTTCAGGTttcatatgcatatgtattagGAAAATGATAGAATATGTAAGTAAAGCATGttgtaaaattatgaaaaagagatGGCTAATTTAGGCTTTACTAGttaaatttctttagaaaaacaagATTAGAGTATTTTTATACAGATTTAGTGCCTGTATGTCTTCTTCCTCTTACtatttgattttgataaaatacattttattactaAAACTCAATGGGTTTTATTAACATACATAACCTAGTtatactttgttttattatttaagtacATACAAAGAcctaggttgttttttttttttttttaagattttatttatttgatagatcacaagtaggcagagaggcaagcagagagagagagagagggaggaggaagcaggctccctgcctagcagagagcccgatgcgggacttgatcccaggaccctgagatcatgacctgagctgaaggcagaggcttaaccctctgagccaaccaggcagccCCAAAGACCtagttttaatgtattttcagtCAAGGATTGATTAAAAGAGAGCCAGATTTTAACCCACACTTCCTTAGAATCAGCTCAAACTAAACCCTTTCACTTACCATTCAGTCTGAGCTTGTGCCCTGGGTGTATTCCAGATCATTGGGAcatattgacttatttcatgcaGACTTTCATTCATGAGAGATTCCTACAGAGGTTAATCTTCTGGTTGCCACTTACTAGAAGATACAAATATATCTGTTTCTCCTCAGGATCAAATAGGAAGGAGAGAAGTGATGGCAGGGTGTCTCATGTCACAGACTATGATATGAAATCATATTCACATACAGATTTCACAAAACTTAAAACACtgcagagattttaaaattaatgtgtataaaattttGGCGAGAGCATGGCggaaaacataataaaagctgCATGTGAATAGAAAGGAGaaaacggggcacctggctggctctgttggggGAGCATgcgactctagatctcagggttgtgagttagagccccacattgggtgtagacattactaaaaaaaataagtaaacctaaaaagagaaaataaagacaagttaCCTGCTTCGTGGCTCCTTACACAGAGTAGGAAATAATTAACTGAAGTATCCTACGGTATCTAGCTGAAGCTTACGAGCTGACATTTTTCTGTAGCTTCATCCCTTCTGCTCAACCAGTTCTTATCTCTGCATTTACTTCTCTCAAGTTGCAAGTCTCTTCGTTTCCAGCATTCATTTGTCTGCTGTACCTTCCCAAACCACTCCTTCCCCTCTTCACCTCTCTTTCCATCTCGTCTGGTTTTTACCCAGATGCAAGCCCATATTTGAGATCAAAAGAGGTTTCAGAGCTCTTTTATATGTACTATTACCAATTTTTTCATTCCACTGATGCACGTCTGTCTCTCCCAGTAGAGGTGCCATCATTATGCTTCTGACTCATTCCAGGTCTCAAGGCTCAGATGGAAATGGAAGCCTTGCCTCCCAGACAAGGCATTTCTAGAGAAGAAACATCTCAGGGAATAATAAAGAAGAGGTCCATTAAGTGTGGTCACTGGGACACCAATTTTGGACAGACGTTTGAATTTGAGAGCAGGATGGGACAGGAGCAGCAGAAGAAATCTCTTAGGCAAATGGTGACCTCCCACAAAAAAACCGTGAGTGGAGAAGTAAAGCAGACAAGTTTTGAATTGGGGAAAGGCTTACTTATAAATAGAACTCTTGTTACACAGCAGAGTGTTCCTATAGAAAAGATACCTAATATCTATTACACCTTTGGGAAagattttaaacagaattttgaCCTAATGAGATGCTTCCAGATTTATCCAGGAGAAAAACCTCATATTTGTCGTGAATGTGGGAAAAGCTTCACCCAGCGTCTCCATCTGATTGAAcaccagagaattcacactggtgAGAAACCCTACAGATGTGATGAGTGCGGGAAAACCTTTAGCCACAGATCCTCCCTTCTTGCCCATCAGAGAATCCACACGGGAGAAAAACCTtacaaatgtaatgaatgtgAGAAAGCGTTCAGCAGCAGTTCAACCCTGATCAAGCATCTGAGGgtacacacaggagagaaaccctatcGCTGCaaggaatgtggaaaagccttcagtcAGTGTTCAACCCTCACCgtacatcagagaattcataccgGTGAGAAACTCTATAAATGTGCCGAATGTGAGAAGGCCTTCAATTGTAGAGCAAAACTTCATAGACACCAAAGAATCCACACCGGGGAGAAACCCTATaaatgcagtgaatgtgggaaaggTTACAGCCAGTTTGCATCCCTGGCTGAACACCAAAGGCTTCATACTGGGGAGCAGCTGTGTAAGTGCCTGGAATGCGGGAGAACCTTCACACGCATCTCAACCCTTCTCGAACACCAGCGAATTCATACTGGCCAGAAACCCTATCAATGTAACgagtgtgggaaaaccttcaaCCAGTATTCCTCCTTCAACGAACATCGTAAAATTCACACCGGGGAAAAGCTCTATACTTGTGgagaatgtgggaaagcctttggTTGCAAATCCAACCTGTACAggcatcagagaattcacacggGAGAGAAGCCCTACCAGTGTAAtcaatgtgggaaggccttcagcCAGTATTCATTCCTCACTGAACACGAGAGAATCCATACCGGGGAGAAACTCTACAAGTGTATGGAGTGTGGGAAGGCCTACAGTTACAGATCAAACCTGTGCAGACACAAGAAAGttcacacaaaagaaaaactctATAAATGGAAGGACTATGGGAAGCCATTTATTTACAGTTCTTCCCTTACTCAGTATCAGAGATTCCTTAGAGCAGATAAGCCCGGTGAAGTTTAattcttctctcaaataattcAAGACTCCTTATTGGAGAATAATAAATAGGGCACACATTCtggattagatttttttttttaactgatggaGAAAATATACTAGTTCCCACTACGTCATGGTGAAATTGATCAGTGGGATTATGAAGAGCACTGATTTGTCGAATTTTCCAAGTACCATTAAATGCTAATAAGGTTTCTAAaaacatagacattttttttttagttcatggaaaaaaacataaaaggcctaaccaaaaaaaaaaaaacatgaaaataatggaatatacattttgtttctttaaagtttattcaCTTTCTAAGCACAAGCTTCgatatgaattttcttttaaattagtcATTGAGTTAATGTGAATAAGTGTGAGCCTGTATTTACTAAAATGGCAAGCAAGCATAGGACATGCTCTCTTccataaagaaaaattcaaggtaaaaaggaattctttaaattcaaattttcatgTGGAAATAATCACTTTTTATGAACTGCCTCAGCAGCAggttgtatatataaatatatgtacgtGGACAAAGGacatacagacatatatatacataaacatatagcTTTAGagtacatgtatattttttccaaaagtccctgatgattaaaaaatgtggttttgttaatttagaatttagtttgggaaattaaaaatttgCCCAAATGggatctcttttccttttccttatatatttcttaattggACATGATTTGACACTCCCAAATAGAGTTCTAGGATAGTATTCTTGAAAGTGTAGTGAACTAAAGCAAGGGAGACTGTCAGGCAAATACTCTCTTACCTGTTGCAGAAGGTACCTATTTGCAGAATCTGACTCTACGCCTGGTAGCTCATTAGAGCCAGGAGGAATTTTCACTTAGTTTATGTatagccttttattttattaatgaaattgaGCTTATTGGTCAGAGTCAAGGCTAGAATCTTAAGTTTTCAGCTCTGGTTTTCTATGGTAATTGTAGATACAAATTATAATCATTGGTTTCCAACCTCAAGGCCCGAGAGTACTATTCACTATTTGTTTTGTAAACTGATTGGGCATAATTGCAGTAatttaatcagttttatttctttgtttgccaGGATCCCCCTAACTGCAGTCTcagtcttgttctttctttttctcctgtcttcctaATTATACCTGCTTTTATAATAACTGTACATAAATCCTCAGTCAACTGAGGTCCAGATGGTGAAATTACTTTTGGGGTTTTCATGTAgaaggctgccttttcatttgttttttgttatacTCATCTTCTAGGAATCCTTTTGTGTAAAGTGATAtgtgaatattttgaatattattgtTAAACATTCTAGTCTTCAGTTAAAATTGGCTTTCCaaacattttccatatttttaacatACATTGCATTTTACCCTGGGCCCACTTCCagggtaaaattattttatgtctcACTTTCACCATTGGTatcctttaaaaaagtgttttaataaAAGGAGCTAGAGCCTTCTGTCTGAGAAAGGTTTTAGAATTAAATGCAGGCATTCAGCATAGCATATTTCTTGACCTGCCTTAGCtcacttgaaaatatctttttatatatttaagtatatttacaaggacataaacttttaaaaagacctCAGTGTTTAACACTGGACAGAGCCATTTGCAAGATATTCTAGAGAAGAACATTTGGTTACCCAATAGCAATGAGAATGCTTAGTAcccagattttggtttctaaatgcTGTTCCCCACTAAAAGGAACCTGGGCTCATTGGAATAATGGCTTATTCTATATATGGAGCAGGGAAAAATAGAAGATGTGTCTGGGGTATCttcttatgaaacaaaacaaaaagatagcaCTTCAAGAATAAGCACTCAAAGGCTAATGTCAGAAGGACATGGGAGCCAACTTGAAGGTGCTCTCACTGGTCAAATTTCAGATAATTTAAACATCAAATATAACAGTCACTGTAATTAGTTATAACATGCTAAGTAAAAATGAGACCATAAtggaaaagtaaaaggaaagctCTCTATAAGCTAAACTGAAGAATGCCATCTTTTAACTGGAATGAGAGTttcagaaaaatcaccattttataaTCCTTCATGTAATTAAACTAGGCAAATTCAATGGCTGATAAGCCCATTaggtgaaaaaatatttaaggaacatTATATGGTGTCAAAGGTCACAGATACCAATTACAAATCTAATAGATCTGGAGAAACCGAGTTTTGCTACTAGTGGGACAGTCTGACGTGATGTGGCTCCTGATGAGATGCCTTATGAGGTGCACATGATAATCTGTGATGTATTCTTCCCAAGAATGTTTGATGAAAATCTAATTAAACCTCTTATCCAGATTTATGTTCCTATTTATAAGAAAGACAAGAGATAGAGGAACAAGCTGAATTCCATGAAGAGGAAATAGACAAACCCAAAGTTTGAGACTTTGTACAAGACAACTGGTCTAGACTCTTCAAAAAGCCAATGTAGTAGAACAAAAAAGAGACTTCTAGATTAAGACCACTCAAAAGTCATAAGCGAGGTGTGATCCTTAGTTGGCTTCTGATTCAGAAAAATTAGAGCAACTATAAAAGACATTTGGGAGGGGATACTTGGGGAAGTATGAGGATGGAATGGGTTTTAGATAATGTCATATGTTTAATTTTCCTGGAAGTGATGATAGTATTGAGGTATTTAGGATGATGCCCTTATTCTTAGGAGATGCATGTAAAAGTTTTCAAGTTTGAAAAGTCATGATGTCTGCAGCACATTTTCAGGTAAGTACATAAAAAATTAGGTGTTGTGAAAAATTAGTCAACTTTGTGGAGGATATAGAGATGTTCATTGGTTATCCTTTAcatttttccatatgtttataattttaataaaaaaaatcgaGGCAAAAAGTGATTGCATAATGTGATGAATATGAAGCTTCCACTCAAAATTTTTCCTTTGTACTCACGTAAGTTTCCTGTTTGACAGTTTATCTCCTGGGGATGTAAtcattggaaataaaataatttttggtttgttcttattccactttatttttcttttcttttctttttttttaaatttattttttatttttattttttataaacatatatttttatccccaggggtacaggtctgtgaatcaccaggtttacacacttcacagcactcatcccagcacataccctccccagtgtccataaccccactcccctctcccaacccccctcccccctgcaaccctcagtttgttttgtgagactacgagtcacttatggtttgtctccctcccaatcccatcttgtttcatttattcttctcctacccccttaaccccccatgttgcatctccacttcctcatatcagggagatcatatgatagttgtctttctccgattgacttacttcactaagcatgataccctctagttccatccacgtcgttgcaaatggcaagatttcatttcttttgatggctgcatagtattccattgtgtatatataccacgtcttctttatccattcatctgttgatggacatctaggttctttccatagtttggctattgtagacattgctgctataaacattcgggtgcatgtgccccttcagatcactacatttgtatctttaagataaatacccagtagtgcaattactgggtcatagggtagttctattttcaacattttgaggaacctccatgctgttttccagagtggttgcaccagcttgcattcccaccaacagtgtaggagggttcccctttctccgcatcctcgccagcatctgtcatttcctgacttgttaattttagccattctgactggtgtgaggtgatatctcatggtggttttgatttgtatttccctgatgctgagtgatatggagcactttttcatgtgtctgttggccatctggatgtcttctttgcagaaatgtctgttcatgtcctctgcccatttcttgattggattatttgttcttt
It encodes:
- the ZNF354C gene encoding zinc finger protein 354C isoform X3, which encodes MDFPLQESVTFRDVAVLFSQDEWLRLDATQRTLYREVMLENYGTLVSLAGIPCSTPKVICQLQQGEDPCLVDRELPQDASLGLKAQMEMEALPPRQGISREETSQGIIKKRSIKCGHWDTNFGQTFEFESRMGQEQQKKSLRQMVTSHKKTVSGEVKQTSFELGKGLLINRTLVTQQSVPIEKIPNIYYTFGKDFKQNFDLMRCFQIYPGEKPHICRECGKSFTQRLHLIEHQRIHTGEKPYRCDECGKTFSHRSSLLAHQRIHTGEKPYKCNECEKAFSSSSTLIKHLRVHTGEKPYRCKECGKAFSQCSTLTVHQRIHTGEKLYKCAECEKAFNCRAKLHRHQRIHTGEKPYKCSECGKGYSQFASLAEHQRLHTGEQLCKCLECGRTFTRISTLLEHQRIHTGQKPYQCNECGKTFNQYSSFNEHRKIHTGEKLYTCGECGKAFGCKSNLYRHQRIHTGEKPYQCNQCGKAFSQYSFLTEHERIHTGEKLYKCMECGKAYSYRSNLCRHKKVHTKEKLYKWKDYGKPFIYSSSLTQYQRFLRADKPGEV
- the ZNF354C gene encoding zinc finger protein 354C isoform X1; translation: MTPVPLQTYPVSGLHSLDRKTEKERMAMDLLPTEVTESVTFRDVAVLFSQDEWLRLDATQRTLYREVMLENYGTLVSLGIPCSTPKVICQLQQGEDPCLVDRELPQDASLGLKAQMEMEALPPRQGISREETSQGIIKKRSIKCGHWDTNFGQTFEFESRMGQEQQKKSLRQMVTSHKKTVSGEVKQTSFELGKGLLINRTLVTQQSVPIEKIPNIYYTFGKDFKQNFDLMRCFQIYPGEKPHICRECGKSFTQRLHLIEHQRIHTGEKPYRCDECGKTFSHRSSLLAHQRIHTGEKPYKCNECEKAFSSSSTLIKHLRVHTGEKPYRCKECGKAFSQCSTLTVHQRIHTGEKLYKCAECEKAFNCRAKLHRHQRIHTGEKPYKCSECGKGYSQFASLAEHQRLHTGEQLCKCLECGRTFTRISTLLEHQRIHTGQKPYQCNECGKTFNQYSSFNEHRKIHTGEKLYTCGECGKAFGCKSNLYRHQRIHTGEKPYQCNQCGKAFSQYSFLTEHERIHTGEKLYKCMECGKAYSYRSNLCRHKKVHTKEKLYKWKDYGKPFIYSSSLTQYQRFLRADKPGEV
- the ZNF354C gene encoding zinc finger protein 354C isoform X2, with amino-acid sequence MAMDLLPTEVTESVTFRDVAVLFSQDEWLRLDATQRTLYREVMLENYGTLVSLAGIPCSTPKVICQLQQGEDPCLVDRELPQDASLGLKAQMEMEALPPRQGISREETSQGIIKKRSIKCGHWDTNFGQTFEFESRMGQEQQKKSLRQMVTSHKKTVSGEVKQTSFELGKGLLINRTLVTQQSVPIEKIPNIYYTFGKDFKQNFDLMRCFQIYPGEKPHICRECGKSFTQRLHLIEHQRIHTGEKPYRCDECGKTFSHRSSLLAHQRIHTGEKPYKCNECEKAFSSSSTLIKHLRVHTGEKPYRCKECGKAFSQCSTLTVHQRIHTGEKLYKCAECEKAFNCRAKLHRHQRIHTGEKPYKCSECGKGYSQFASLAEHQRLHTGEQLCKCLECGRTFTRISTLLEHQRIHTGQKPYQCNECGKTFNQYSSFNEHRKIHTGEKLYTCGECGKAFGCKSNLYRHQRIHTGEKPYQCNQCGKAFSQYSFLTEHERIHTGEKLYKCMECGKAYSYRSNLCRHKKVHTKEKLYKWKDYGKPFIYSSSLTQYQRFLRADKPGEV